CTTGTAGTAGCCGTTGGCAAGCCTGGTTTTATACCAGGAGAATGGATTAAAGAAGGCGCTATAGTAATTGATGTAGGCATTAACCGTTTAGACAATGGCAAGTTAGTTGGTGACGTTGACTTCGGTGCGGCTAAAGAAAGAGCTTCATTCATCACTCCTGTTCCCGGAGGTGTTGGTCCAATGACAGTAGCAAGCCTAATTGAGAATACGCTAATTGCTTGTCAGCAATCATCTCAATAATAGCACTATTAAAGAATTTAGAGCTTAATCAAATTTAGAGCTAAACAATAAAAAGGGTGAGCACTTAGTGCTCACCCTTTTTATTATCATGACTTGTTAAAAGTACTTAAACCATATTTTAAGCTTTACGCCACGTAGTTTTACCCGCACTATCTTCTAAAACGATATTCATGGCATTAAGTTTGTCACGTGCATCGTCAGCCATCGCCCAATCTTTATCAATACGAGCTTGATTTCGTTGTACAATAAGTGCTTCAATTATTGCAACTTCATCATTATCATTATCACCTTGTAAGAAAGCGGCGGGGTCAAGTTGTAATAAACCAACAATCTCCCCCAGAGCAACTAATGTTGAAGCTAAATCAATCGCTAAGGCATTGTTAGCTGCAGCCTTAGCCACATTTAACTCTTTCGATATTTCAAATAATACCGCCAATGCTTGTGGCGTATTAAAGTCATCATCCATTGCTTGGCAAAATTGTTTAACAAAGCTTGAGTCTTTATTGATGACATAATCACTTTCGATGTTCACATCACGTAGTGAAGTATAAATACGCTCTACAGACGCTCTTGCTTGCGTTAAGTTATCAGTAGAATAATTTAACTGACTACGATAGTGACCTGTTGTTAAGAAGAATCTTACTGTTTCAGCATCATACTGCGCTAATACATCACGTATCGTAAAAAAATTACCTAAGGATTTAGACATTTTTTCTTGATCGACTTGCACCATACCTGTGTGCATCCAGTAGTTAACATAAGGAGTATTAAGGGCACAGCAGCTTTGTGCTATTTCATTTTCATGATGAGGAAAAGTTAAGTCAGAACCACCACCGTGGATGTCAAAATGATGACCTAGCTCTTTAGCGTTCATGGCTGAACATTCAATATGCCAACCCGGACGGCCTTCTCCCCAAGGAGATGACCAACTTGGTTCACCCGGTTTTGCTGACTTCCACAGTACAAAATCAAGCGGATTATTTTTATTCTGGTCAACTTCAACGCGCGAACCCGATTGTAATTGTTCCAGATTTTGCCCACTAAGCTTACCGTAGTCATTGTAGCTAGAAACATCAAACAGTACATCACCCTGCCCTGTAGATGCTGCGTTAGCACCCGCTACATAAGCATGTTCCTTGGTCACTAAGGTTTCAATCATCGCGATGATTTCATTCATATGTGTGGTGACTCTCGGCTCTAAATCAGGCCTAGCCATATTAAGTGAATCGAAGTCTTGATGCATTGCGGCAATTGTTCGTTCAGTTAACGCTTCAGTCGTTTCATTATTTTCATTGGCTCTATTGATTATCTTATCTTCAACATCAGTGATGTTACGGACGTAGTTAACATCGTAGCCAGAAAACCGAAGATAACGAGCAATATTATCGAAGCTAATATAAGTGCGACCGTGGCCTATATGGCATAAGTCATAAACCGTGCAACCACAAACATATAAGCCTACTTTACCTGCATTAATTGGTGTAAAGGTTTCTTTTTGACGACTTAACGTGTTGTAAATCTGCAACATGATATTTTATGACTCCTACTGAGTAGTTTTTATTGAATAGTTTCGATTGAATAAGAGTAGATTGTACCTGAACAAATCTAAAGGATCATCAATACTGATGCACTTTATAGCAAGTTAGCGTACAATTATGCCAATTAATTTATCAGAACTTAAATAGAGACAATTATGATCATACTAAAAACCAGCCTTGGCGATATTAAAATTGAATTAGACTTTGAAAATGCTCCTGTTACAGCAAAAAATTTCCAACAATATGTTGAAGATGGACATTACAATGGCACTATTTTTCATCGCGTGATTAAAGGTTTTATGGCACAAGGCGGCGGCTTTGCTCCAGGCTTAGAAGAAAAAGAAACTCGCGCAAGCATTAAGAATGAAGCAAACAATGGCTTAAGTAATAAACTAGGCTCTTTAGCCATGGCACGAACTCAAGAGCCTCATTCAGCTTCTGCGCAGTTCTTCATTAATCTAACTGATAATAACTTCTTAGATTTCACTAGTGAGTCTATGCAAGGTTGGGGTTATTGTGTTTTTGGTAACGTAGTTGAAGGTATGGATATAGTCGATAAAATGGCTTTAGTTGAAACGGGCAACATGTATGGTCATGGTGACGTTCCAAAAGACGACATTTTAATTGAATCTGCGATTGTTGAATAACCTTAGCGGCCAGTAATGATTGAAGATAATAAAACAGCAATAACTTATTTTATTGCTGATTTACACCTTAGCGAAAACAGGCCTGATATCAGTGCCTGTTTTTTACGATTTTTAGAAAGTGATGCCGTACAAGCTGAAAAGCTTTATATCCTAGGTGACTTATTTGAAGCTTGGGTTGGTGATGATGATGATAGTCCCTTCCTTAAAACTATCGCTGATGCACTCACTAAGCTAAGCAAATCAGGGACAATGATTTATTACATTCATGGTAATAGAGATTTTCTAATTGGTAAGCGTTATGCGAAACAAGCAAGTATGCAGCTTCTCCCTGAAGTGGAGACTATTGACCTTTATGGTCGACATGTAGTCATTATGCATGGTGATACCTTATGTACTCGCGATGTCGACTACCAAGTGTTTAGAAAAAAGTCTCGTTCTTGGTGGTGGCAAGCAGCAATTAAAAGTCTACCGTTATTTATACGCAAAAAGATAGCTGCTGACTATAGAAAGAAAAGTGCTACTGCAACGGCAGTGAAATCACAAGCGATCATGGATGTTACCGAAAGCGAGGTAATTGAGTGTCTACAAAAATATCGAAGCCAACTGTTAATTCATGGTCATACACACAGACCAGCTATCCATGAAATTTCTGTAAATGGTGATAATGCTCAACGTATCGTCTTAGGCGATTGGTATGAGCAAGGTGCTTGGTTAAAAGTAACTGCTAACTCTATTCAATTACTCAACCAATCGTTAACCTAATATACGTTTGTATGCCTTACTATTATTTCCTATCTAAAATATAACGGACAACATAAGTTGCCCGTTACTATTAAAAAAATTATAGCTATTCCAATAGATTAAACTGGCGTTCCAGAGTGAAATTTGAAATCTTCATCGGGTGATAAAATTAACTCAGCTTCAACGTTAGCAAAGTAAGCGACCCGTTCACTAATGTCCTTCCCCGCAACTTGCCCAGCTAGTGTCAAATAATCTTGATAATGACGAGCCTCTGAGCGAAGTAGAGACACATAAAATTTATTCAAATCATCATCTAAATGCGGTGCCAACTTAGCAAATCGCTCACACGATCGTGCCTCAATGTAAGCACCAATAATTAACTTATCTACCAAGGCATCAGGTTCAAAAGTTTTAACATGTTTTAGCATACCTTTGGCATAACGACCCGCGGTGATCCCATCAAAAGGAATATCTCGCTTAACCATAATCTCTAATACTTGATAAAAATGATGTAACTCTTCTTTTATTAAAAGCACCATTTTATCAATAAGATTTTGGCTAAATGGCGACGTTCCCTGAGACTTACTGCTTTTAGGTAAAATTGCTTTAGATAGATTGTTTTTATTAGCAAGTGACGCTAAATCGCCCTTCTTTCGATATAAAAAATCTTCATAGGGTTCAAACCATTCAAGTAATACGTTAGTACTGTCTTTATCAACGGCATATTTTCGAATGAGATACATAGCGGTTTGCCCTGCTTTAAGCTCGCAGGCTAAATGGTCTCGTAAAATTATCGGTAAGTTTTCTTTTTTCTTTGCTTTATTTACCCACGCATCAGGCGTTTCACAGGATAAAAATTTTAATATAGGTATGAGTAACGTCTCTGCTTCTGTCATCTGTTTATCTCAGTGCTAAATAGCGAGTAAATTCTTTTAAGTGAATTGTAATTTAAATTATTGCGCTATTTTAAAAGTCTATTTCTTGAGATACTAGCATAATCTGTTTTTTACCATACATAGATCAAATTTATGCCTTCTATAATAAAAAAAACCTTACAAGTAAAAATGCAGCCCAAAAACTGGTTAAAAAACACGATAAGCTGGTGCATAGCGAAAACATGAAAGTGGTTTCTCATGTACAACGAGAATGTGATGACTGGATAATTAATACACTGATACTTGATAACCTCGACGTTCCCTTTAAATACAAACGTAAGAAGCTTTACCAAAGTTTACAAGGGCAAAGAATTAACCTTACTTATTATCCTGAAGTTGAAACTATTGCCGGCTTTAGTATTGAAGTTATGTCAGTGGTACGAGTCAAAGTCAGCTAGAAATCTAAAGATAAACAAGCTCCTTATCGCATAAAAATATTAAAAACACTTTCTATAGAGCTTTATTGTTTATTTTTCCACCAACACTTGACGAATCATCTTATATCTCGCATAAATAAGGGTGTAATAATAAGAGTACTAATGACTTAATCATTTATTGTTGTTGTTTTAGACTAAAAAGTACTTTCCGAATACTAACGTGCGAGAGGATTGATTATGATACTAAATCACATATGGGGGCTGTACGCTCACCCTAAAGAAGAATGGCATGTTATTGAAAAACGCCATGAAAGTTTAAGTTATAGTTTGATGCATATTTTGACCATAGCGCTCATTCCGACAATATGTTCTTACTATGCAGCTGCCCATATTGGCTGGACTATTGGTGTAGGTAACCCAATTAAAATAAGTGTAGAAAGTGCTCAAATCATGGCTGTTAGCATGTATTTCGCTCTTATTTTTGGCGTATTCGCCTTAGCTTACTTGATTCAGTGGATGGCAAAAACATTTGACTCAAAACCTGACTTTGTTCAAGCACTTGAGCTTGCTGCATATACTGCGACACCATTACTTATGGTAGGTATTACCGCATTATTTCCAGTATTATGGTTTGTTGCTTTAGCGGGGATTGCTGCGGTAGCTTACTCTATCTATCTGTTATATTCAGGTGTTCCTATTATGATGAATATCCCT
The DNA window shown above is from Colwellia psychrerythraea 34H and carries:
- the cysS gene encoding cysteine--tRNA ligase, translated to MLQIYNTLSRQKETFTPINAGKVGLYVCGCTVYDLCHIGHGRTYISFDNIARYLRFSGYDVNYVRNITDVEDKIINRANENNETTEALTERTIAAMHQDFDSLNMARPDLEPRVTTHMNEIIAMIETLVTKEHAYVAGANAASTGQGDVLFDVSSYNDYGKLSGQNLEQLQSGSRVEVDQNKNNPLDFVLWKSAKPGEPSWSSPWGEGRPGWHIECSAMNAKELGHHFDIHGGGSDLTFPHHENEIAQSCCALNTPYVNYWMHTGMVQVDQEKMSKSLGNFFTIRDVLAQYDAETVRFFLTTGHYRSQLNYSTDNLTQARASVERIYTSLRDVNIESDYVINKDSSFVKQFCQAMDDDFNTPQALAVLFEISKELNVAKAAANNALAIDLASTLVALGEIVGLLQLDPAAFLQGDNDNDEVAIIEALIVQRNQARIDKDWAMADDARDKLNAMNIVLEDSAGKTTWRKA
- a CDS encoding Yip1 family protein, which produces MILNHIWGLYAHPKEEWHVIEKRHESLSYSLMHILTIALIPTICSYYAAAHIGWTIGVGNPIKISVESAQIMAVSMYFALIFGVFALAYLIQWMAKTFDSKPDFVQALELAAYTATPLLMVGITALFPVLWFVALAGIAAVAYSIYLLYSGVPIMMNIPEEKGFIYSSSVVTCGLVLLVGLMAFTAVMWTMGFGPEFVA
- a CDS encoding peptidylprolyl isomerase, with the translated sequence MIILKTSLGDIKIELDFENAPVTAKNFQQYVEDGHYNGTIFHRVIKGFMAQGGGFAPGLEEKETRASIKNEANNGLSNKLGSLAMARTQEPHSASAQFFINLTDNNFLDFTSESMQGWGYCVFGNVVEGMDIVDKMALVETGNMYGHGDVPKDDILIESAIVE
- a CDS encoding UDP-2,3-diacylglucosamine diphosphatase, with amino-acid sequence MIEDNKTAITYFIADLHLSENRPDISACFLRFLESDAVQAEKLYILGDLFEAWVGDDDDSPFLKTIADALTKLSKSGTMIYYIHGNRDFLIGKRYAKQASMQLLPEVETIDLYGRHVVIMHGDTLCTRDVDYQVFRKKSRSWWWQAAIKSLPLFIRKKIAADYRKKSATATAVKSQAIMDVTESEVIECLQKYRSQLLIHGHTHRPAIHEISVNGDNAQRIVLGDWYEQGAWLKVTANSIQLLNQSLT
- the miaE gene encoding tRNA isopentenyl-2-thiomethyl-A-37 hydroxylase MiaE, translating into MTEAETLLIPILKFLSCETPDAWVNKAKKKENLPIILRDHLACELKAGQTAMYLIRKYAVDKDSTNVLLEWFEPYEDFLYRKKGDLASLANKNNLSKAILPKSSKSQGTSPFSQNLIDKMVLLIKEELHHFYQVLEIMVKRDIPFDGITAGRYAKGMLKHVKTFEPDALVDKLIIGAYIEARSCERFAKLAPHLDDDLNKFYVSLLRSEARHYQDYLTLAGQVAGKDISERVAYFANVEAELILSPDEDFKFHSGTPV